One window of the Eschrichtius robustus isolate mEscRob2 chromosome X, mEscRob2.pri, whole genome shotgun sequence genome contains the following:
- the FOXO4 gene encoding forkhead box protein O4 has product MDPVNENSAREAAALVDLDPDFEPQSRPRSCTWPLPRPELAPEPSEPAEVESGLGEKVHTEGRSEGRSQPTLLPSRLPDPAGGPQPGILGAVTGPRKGGSRRNAWGNQSYAELISQAIESAPEKRLTLAQIYEWMVRTVPYFKDKGDSNSSAGWKGRSTVLGLCYPRRWSEVAKGKKSDIHVVR; this is encoded by the exons ATGGATCCAGTGAATGAGAATTCAGCCAGAGAGGCTGCCGCGCTCGTAGACCTCGATCCCGACTTCGAACCCCAGAGCCGTCCCCGCTCCTGCACCTGGCCCCTTCCCCGACCAGAGCTCGCTCCCGAGCCGTCCGAGCCGGCCGAGGTGGAGTCAGGTCTGGGAGAGAAGGTACACACGGAGGGGCGCTCGGAGGGGCGCTCCCAGCCGACCCTGTTGCCCTCCCGGCTCCCTGACCCGGCAGGGGGCCCCCAGCCTGGGATCCTGGGGGCCGTAACAGGTCCTCGGAAGGGAGGCTCCCGCCGGAATGCCTGGGGAAATCAGTCATATGCAGAACTCATCAGCCAGGCCATTGAAAGCGCCCCCGAGAAGCGACTGACACTCGCCCAGATCTATGAGTGGATGGTCCGCACAGTGCCCTACTTCAAGGACAAGGGTGACAGCAACAGCTCAGCAGGATGGAAG GGTAGAAGTACTGTTCTAGGACTCTGCTACCCAAGAAGATGGAGTGAAGTGGCGAAAGGTAAAAAGAGTGATATCCATGTGGTAAGGTAG